In the genome of Bremerella sp. P1, the window CCTTGAGCCCTCGGCAAATATCGTACAACTCGCGGCGAGCACGAATGGTTGCCTCGGTGACGGCCCCGGCGTCGAACGGACGCACGCCGTACTCGTGATTCATCATCACTGCGGCGACACTGCCTCCCATGTACCAGAGTGTTGGTTTGGCGTACGAAGGGTCAATACCGGCCTTCTGGATGAATGCTCGGAACTCGTCCTTCGTCTGACCACCCTTGAGCCGGTCGAATTGCTGCAGTGCTTCAGGGCTGGCCGTGATGATTCCCATCAACGACATCGGCTGACAGGGGCAATCCTCTTCGCGACCGAACTCCCACTTACAGCCCGCCAATGCCCCGACATCACCATCGCCGGTCGTATCGACCACTGTATTGGCTCGCCAGGCCTGACGCCCCGACTTCGACTCGGTAATCACACCACGTACTCGATTAGCCGAATCCTTCTCGACGGCCACAATTCGCGTGTGATACTGCACTTTGATCTTGTTCTCGTCACACAACTCTTCGAGCAGCACCTTCATGCTCTCGACATCGTAGATGTAATTCTTCTTGCCGCTGTGCCGAACGGCATCCATCTGTTCGAGTCGACGAGGAAGCTCGGCATTAAGGCCCGGCTTTTCGGCATCCATCACGTATGAAAGCATCCCGCTGGTCCATACGCCCCCCAGACAACCATGCGCTTCAAGCACTCGCACCGAGGCCCCGGTTCGCGCGGCGCTGATCGCTGTCGCGATGCCCGCCGGTCCACCACCGCAAACCAACACGTCGGTCGTATCCGCCACGGGAATTGTTCGCTGCGGCTCGGTAAGCTGATTCGGCGAATCACCGCCGGCATCGGCCCCATGTAATGCGGCCGGCAAGAGAACGCCTGATACGGAAGCGGCTAGAATCTGACGACGGGAAAGGGCACTGGTCATGAAGAACTCTCTCGTGAAGAGGTGGCAGGAAGCGTCATCCAAAGGGGGGAGACAGGCTGAATGACGCGTTCTAGTCTAACAATCCCGGTAGGGAATCTCCAACGCAAAACCAACTTCCCAAACCGCCTAAACTCCGAGGAAAAGTGCCCAACTCGGTCTGGTATCGCGCTATCGCGGCGTTTAGAATGGGCCGATAGTTGTTCAACCAACTGTCTTCTCAACGTGTTTTGCCCGCCCCACTCCACCATGAAGGCCGCATACCCATGAGATACGTGGTATGGCTACTGGTCGTAGCCCTCATCATCCTCCATCAAGATCTTTGGTACTGGGACGATCGCACCTTGGTTTGGGGCTTCATGCCGATCACGCTCCTGTGGCAAGCCGGCATTTCAATCGGAGCAGGCCTCGTGTGGTTTCTGGCCACCATCTTTGC includes:
- a CDS encoding FAD-dependent oxidoreductase, with the translated sequence MTSALSRRQILAASVSGVLLPAALHGADAGGDSPNQLTEPQRTIPVADTTDVLVCGGGPAGIATAISAARTGASVRVLEAHGCLGGVWTSGMLSYVMDAEKPGLNAELPRRLEQMDAVRHSGKKNYIYDVESMKVLLEELCDENKIKVQYHTRIVAVEKDSANRVRGVITESKSGRQAWRANTVVDTTGDGDVGALAGCKWEFGREEDCPCQPMSLMGIITASPEALQQFDRLKGGQTKDEFRAFIQKAGIDPSYAKPTLWYMGGSVAAVMMNHEYGVRPFDAGAVTEATIRARRELYDICRGLKGLGGAWGDCRLVTTAEQIGVRDGRRIKGRYFVTVDDVREGARHEDAICRSEFSVDIHAATREENKKAAYSGQGVKAKPFDIPLRALIASDVDGLMMAGRCISGDFFAHASYRVTGNAVAMGEAAGVTAALAAKESCLPQDVAWKPISKQLAELRKPVA
- a CDS encoding DUF3311 domain-containing protein, which codes for MRYVVWLLVVALIILHQDLWYWDDRTLVWGFMPITLLWQAGISIGAGLVWFLATIFAWPTDLIEETQQEVEGGE